The following coding sequences lie in one Haladaptatus sp. DJG-WS-42 genomic window:
- a CDS encoding electron transfer flavoprotein subunit beta/FixA family protein, translated as MKVLVTVKEVAEVEDEFEIDGLKIDERYLDYDLNEWDDYAVEEGVQIAEENDDVEVVTVTIGPERAEETIRMALAKGADRAVRVWDDALEAADFVDVATKTDILAAVVEEEQPDLILTGVQASDDAFGATGVSLADAIDFEWAAVVNALDLDVEAGVANLRRELEGGIEELTDVDIPAVLTIQTGINEPRYASLRGIRQAQSKEIAPKSLGDLGLDASVIDSEITLTSMYEPESESDATIWEGSADETAGKLAEFLRDKGVGQA; from the coding sequence ATGAAAGTCCTTGTCACCGTAAAGGAGGTGGCAGAAGTCGAAGACGAGTTCGAAATTGACGGACTCAAAATCGACGAGCGCTACCTTGACTACGACTTGAACGAGTGGGACGACTACGCGGTCGAAGAGGGTGTCCAAATCGCGGAGGAAAACGACGACGTCGAAGTCGTCACCGTCACGATTGGTCCAGAGCGCGCAGAGGAGACCATCCGGATGGCCCTCGCGAAAGGCGCAGACCGCGCCGTCCGTGTCTGGGACGACGCCCTCGAAGCAGCTGACTTCGTTGACGTCGCCACCAAGACCGACATCCTCGCCGCCGTGGTCGAGGAAGAACAGCCAGACCTCATCTTGACCGGTGTACAGGCAAGCGACGACGCCTTCGGCGCGACCGGCGTTTCGCTCGCAGACGCCATCGACTTCGAGTGGGCAGCCGTCGTGAACGCCCTCGACCTCGATGTCGAAGCTGGCGTTGCCAACCTCCGTCGTGAACTCGAAGGCGGTATCGAGGAACTCACAGACGTCGATATTCCAGCCGTCTTGACCATCCAGACGGGTATCAACGAACCGCGCTACGCCTCGCTCCGTGGCATCCGCCAAGCCCAGAGCAAGGAGATTGCGCCAAAGAGCCTCGGTGACCTCGGCCTCGATGCCTCGGTCATCGACAGCGAGATTACCCTCACCTCCATGTACGAACCAGAGTCCGAGAGCGACGCCACCATCTGGGAAGGCAGCGCAGACGAGACCGCCGGGAAGCTGGCTGAGTTCCTCCGCGACAAAGGAGTTGGTCAGGCATGA
- a CDS encoding electron transfer flavoprotein subunit alpha/FixB family protein, whose protein sequence is MSDVLAITEHRRGELRDVSYELITAGRQLADDLGGDLHLAVISGDVSGFADHLNREGVDTIHTVDEGEEFNHDVYTQVITQLYDDLQPGAVVMPNSVNGLDYAPAVANHLSLPLVTDAIDFAADGALEVTREQYGSKVETTVEVDADHVALTIRPGEWPAAEGTGDADIVSFDASIDESAVKSTVTGFEEVGGGDVDITEADILVSVGRGIKEEENIELVEKLADALGATLSSSRPIVDNGWLPKNRQVGQSGKVVTPDVYIAIGISGAVQHVAGMKGADTIIAINTDPNAPIFDIADYGIVDDLFDVVPALTEQFQ, encoded by the coding sequence ATGAGCGACGTGCTTGCCATCACCGAACACCGCCGCGGCGAACTCCGCGACGTCAGCTACGAACTCATCACGGCTGGCCGCCAGCTCGCAGACGACCTCGGCGGGGACCTTCACCTCGCCGTCATCTCCGGGGACGTCTCTGGCTTCGCAGACCACCTCAACCGCGAGGGCGTGGACACCATCCACACCGTAGACGAAGGCGAAGAGTTCAACCACGACGTGTACACGCAGGTTATCACCCAACTCTACGACGACCTGCAGCCCGGTGCGGTCGTGATGCCGAACTCCGTAAACGGTCTCGACTACGCGCCAGCCGTCGCAAACCACTTATCCCTCCCACTGGTCACTGACGCCATCGACTTCGCAGCAGACGGCGCGTTAGAAGTCACCCGCGAGCAGTACGGCTCGAAGGTCGAGACAACCGTGGAAGTCGACGCAGACCACGTGGCGCTCACCATCCGCCCCGGCGAATGGCCAGCCGCAGAAGGCACGGGCGACGCAGACATCGTCTCCTTCGACGCAAGCATCGACGAGTCCGCCGTCAAATCGACCGTCACCGGCTTCGAAGAAGTCGGCGGCGGCGACGTTGACATCACGGAAGCGGACATCCTCGTCTCCGTTGGCCGCGGTATCAAAGAAGAGGAGAACATCGAACTCGTCGAGAAACTCGCAGACGCCCTCGGCGCGACGCTCTCCTCCTCGCGCCCGATTGTGGACAACGGTTGGCTGCCAAAGAACCGGCAGGTCGGCCAGTCCGGGAAGGTCGTCACGCCAGACGTCTACATCGCCATCGGCATCTCTGGCGCAGTGCAGCACGTTGCTGGCATGAAGGGTGCAGACACCATCATCGCCATCAACACCGACCCGAACGCGCCAATCTTCGACATCGCCGACTACGGTATCGTCGACGACCTGTTCGACGTGGTGCCAGCGCTGACCGAACAGTTCCAGTAA
- a CDS encoding amidase has product MTLDFDVVETTIDDIHAAYDADALTCRELVERYLARIDAYDADGPALNSIITVNPNATDRADELDAAFEEDGLVGPLHGIPFVVKDQVETADITTTFGSEAFADYQPAADATLITKLEDAGAVILAKTNLPDWATSWFGYSSVNGRTKNPYDLDRDPGGSSSGTGAAVAANLGAVGIGEDTGGSIRLPSAYNNLFGIRVTPGLLSRNGMSPLVVSQDTPGPMARTAKELAVVLDVAVGYDETDEYTAATELTDDAGSYTDQLDANALAGARIGVLRDAFGAADDPDSGPVTTLVDDAIETMQDAGATIVDSVEIPNLDEHLDATSLYILQSKRDLNAFFAARDDAPVDSVAELYDSGQYHDILDLFIGIAEDGPDDPEQEPGYWKSVAAQLKFQRDVLNVYAENDLDVLLCPDAQVIPPTAEAIEAGELDTLTFPTNTVLASQSGLCAVSVPAGLSPDGHPAGVELIGKPYDEATLLSLAYAFEQVADTREPPETAPPLDN; this is encoded by the coding sequence ATGACACTCGATTTCGATGTCGTTGAAACCACTATCGACGACATCCACGCCGCCTACGACGCAGACGCCCTCACCTGCCGGGAACTCGTCGAGCGCTACCTCGCCCGTATCGACGCCTACGACGCGGACGGCCCCGCGCTCAACTCGATTATCACCGTCAACCCGAACGCCACCGACAGAGCCGACGAACTCGACGCGGCGTTCGAAGAAGACGGACTGGTTGGCCCCCTTCACGGCATCCCGTTCGTCGTCAAAGACCAGGTCGAGACCGCAGACATCACGACGACGTTCGGCTCAGAAGCGTTCGCAGACTACCAGCCCGCAGCCGATGCGACGCTCATCACGAAGCTGGAGGACGCCGGCGCCGTCATCCTCGCAAAAACCAACCTCCCCGACTGGGCGACTTCGTGGTTCGGCTACTCGTCGGTCAACGGCCGAACGAAGAACCCCTACGACCTCGACCGCGACCCCGGTGGCTCCTCAAGCGGCACTGGCGCGGCGGTCGCCGCCAACCTCGGCGCTGTTGGCATTGGCGAGGACACGGGCGGGTCGATTCGCCTCCCGTCTGCGTACAACAACCTGTTTGGCATCCGCGTGACGCCGGGTCTGCTGAGTCGGAACGGGATGTCGCCGCTCGTCGTCTCACAGGACACGCCCGGCCCGATGGCGCGAACCGCGAAGGAACTCGCCGTCGTCTTAGACGTCGCCGTCGGTTACGACGAGACCGACGAGTACACCGCCGCCACCGAACTCACCGACGACGCTGGCTCCTATACTGACCAACTGGATGCGAATGCGCTCGCCGGCGCTCGAATCGGCGTTCTGCGTGACGCATTCGGCGCGGCGGACGACCCCGACAGCGGCCCCGTCACCACGCTCGTGGATGACGCAATCGAAACGATGCAGGACGCAGGCGCGACCATCGTTGACTCGGTCGAAATTCCGAATTTAGACGAGCACTTAGACGCCACGTCGCTCTACATCCTCCAGTCGAAACGCGACCTCAACGCCTTCTTCGCTGCGCGCGACGACGCACCCGTCGATTCGGTCGCCGAACTCTACGACTCCGGCCAGTACCACGACATTCTCGACCTGTTCATCGGCATCGCCGAAGACGGCCCCGACGACCCCGAACAGGAACCGGGCTACTGGAAAAGCGTCGCCGCCCAGCTCAAATTCCAGCGCGACGTGCTGAACGTCTACGCCGAAAACGACCTCGACGTGCTGTTGTGCCCCGACGCACAGGTCATCCCGCCAACGGCAGAAGCCATCGAAGCCGGTGAACTCGACACGCTGACGTTCCCGACGAACACCGTCCTCGCCTCACAGTCTGGGCTCTGTGCTGTCTCCGTTCCCGCCGGACTGTCGCCCGACGGTCACCCAGCAGGCGTCGAACTTATCGGGAAACCGTACGATGAAGCAACGCTCCTCTCGCTCGCGTACGCCTTCGAACAGGTCGCAGACACGAGAGAACCGCCGGAAACTGCGCCACCGCTCGACAACTGA